A region from the Mycobacterium heidelbergense genome encodes:
- a CDS encoding TIGR04282 family arsenosugar biosynthesis glycosyltransferase, whose protein sequence is MSVLPVTMLVVAKAPEPGRAKTRLAAAVGDRVAAEIAAAALLDTLDAVAAAPVAARVVALTGDLAAAAGAAEIRQRLESFTVIPQRGDGFADRLANAHADSADGYPVLQIGMDTPQVTAELLTDCARRLLGAQAVLGLAHDGGWWVLGVGAPTMAECLRAVPMSQPDTGELTLKALRDNGIDVIRVQRLTDIDVVDDVAAVRLACGPASRFARATRAAGL, encoded by the coding sequence GTGAGCGTCCTGCCGGTGACGATGCTGGTGGTCGCCAAGGCGCCGGAGCCGGGCCGGGCCAAGACGCGGCTCGCCGCGGCGGTCGGTGACCGGGTCGCCGCGGAGATCGCGGCGGCCGCGCTGCTCGACACGCTGGATGCCGTGGCCGCCGCGCCGGTCGCGGCGCGCGTGGTGGCCCTCACCGGCGACCTGGCCGCGGCGGCGGGCGCCGCCGAGATTCGCCAACGGCTCGAGTCCTTCACCGTGATCCCGCAGCGCGGTGACGGCTTCGCCGATCGCCTCGCCAACGCCCACGCCGATTCGGCTGACGGCTATCCGGTGCTGCAAATCGGAATGGACACACCGCAGGTAACCGCCGAACTGTTGACCGATTGCGCGCGTCGGCTGCTCGGCGCGCAGGCGGTGCTGGGGTTGGCCCACGACGGCGGTTGGTGGGTGCTCGGGGTGGGGGCGCCGACGATGGCCGAATGCCTGCGCGCCGTCCCGATGTCTCAACCCGACACCGGCGAACTCACGCTGAAGGCATTGCGCGACAACGGAATTGACGTCATACGTGTGCAGCGGCTGACCGACATCGACGTCGTCGACGACGTCGCCGCGGTGCGCCTTGCCTGCGGACCCGCCAGCCGCTTCGCGCGGGCCACCCGCGCGGCCGGCCTCTGA
- a CDS encoding DUF7937 domain-containing protein — MSQSSDDAPTGPIRGQTRRWNVVGDLTAAALLVVALVLPWSLYFGIGIPGSNKALLAALFAVTLLSLVSVAAAGSWRSSSAVAGRLRLALNVPYALLVIGFVVFDAVETVRSGGTVNVPGGVGPGAWLGIAGLLLSARPAITAPAPEDGTSGPVRIIGYASMVGAALSFAFNLYWRVRYALHGTGGSADFGKQNIAVIATAVVYGAVALIAVLVGSRWLLRSTKASRLATVALGVSTLVAGALVWVLPVGRDVDAFHGIAQNTSTAGVGFEGYLAWAAAGAIFAPSALFALSARRDTSPTEENAWRAAARNGLLLIIVWCLGSVAMRLTDLAVGVTLSYPFSRYDSLVLAAFDLATAVLAIWLRINLGNDSVSARLISSLCGLVATLSISRVVVGVALAPRFAESPGAPAANPVYGNNLAQQITSTFDVALCALALCILAAAIVAGHLGDRRPRRRGRRAAARQVPVHQPRIFRPPQHPAGRS; from the coding sequence GTGAGCCAGAGCAGCGACGACGCCCCGACCGGTCCCATCCGCGGGCAGACGCGGCGGTGGAACGTCGTCGGCGACCTGACCGCGGCCGCCCTGCTCGTCGTCGCGCTGGTGTTGCCGTGGAGTCTGTATTTCGGGATCGGAATACCCGGCAGCAACAAGGCCCTGTTGGCCGCGCTGTTCGCGGTGACGCTGCTGTCCCTGGTTTCCGTCGCCGCGGCCGGTTCCTGGAGGTCGTCGAGCGCGGTGGCGGGCCGGCTTCGGCTGGCGCTCAACGTCCCCTACGCGCTGCTGGTGATTGGCTTCGTCGTGTTCGACGCGGTCGAGACGGTCCGGTCCGGTGGCACCGTGAACGTGCCGGGCGGCGTGGGGCCGGGCGCCTGGCTGGGGATTGCCGGCTTGCTGCTGAGCGCGCGACCGGCGATCACCGCCCCGGCGCCCGAGGACGGCACGTCCGGGCCCGTCCGGATCATCGGCTACGCGTCGATGGTGGGCGCCGCGCTCAGCTTCGCCTTCAACCTGTATTGGCGGGTGCGGTACGCGCTGCACGGCACGGGCGGCTCGGCCGACTTCGGCAAGCAGAACATCGCGGTGATCGCGACCGCGGTGGTGTACGGCGCGGTGGCGTTGATCGCCGTTCTGGTGGGGTCGAGGTGGCTTTTGCGCAGCACCAAGGCTTCTCGGCTGGCGACGGTCGCGCTCGGCGTGTCGACCCTGGTCGCCGGGGCCCTCGTGTGGGTCCTTCCCGTGGGCCGTGACGTCGACGCGTTCCACGGCATAGCGCAGAACACGTCGACGGCAGGGGTCGGGTTCGAGGGCTATCTGGCGTGGGCGGCGGCCGGGGCGATCTTCGCGCCCTCGGCACTCTTCGCGCTGTCCGCCCGCCGGGACACGTCGCCGACCGAGGAGAACGCGTGGCGGGCGGCGGCCCGAAATGGCTTGCTGCTCATCATCGTATGGTGCCTGGGGTCGGTGGCCATGAGGCTCACCGACCTCGCCGTCGGGGTGACCCTGAGCTACCCCTTCTCGCGCTACGACAGCCTGGTGCTGGCCGCGTTCGATCTGGCCACCGCGGTCCTTGCGATCTGGCTGCGCATCAACCTCGGCAACGACTCGGTCTCCGCGAGACTGATCTCGTCGCTGTGCGGGCTCGTCGCCACGCTGAGCATCTCGCGCGTCGTCGTGGGCGTCGCGCTGGCGCCGCGTTTCGCGGAATCGCCCGGTGCGCCGGCGGCGAATCCGGTCTACGGGAACAACCTCGCCCAGCAGATCACCAGCACCTTCGATGTGGCGCTGTGCGCGCTCGCCCTGTGCATCCTCGCGGCGGCGATCGTCGCCGGCCACCTCGGCGATCGACGGCCGCGACGCCGAGGCCGCCGCGCCGCCGCGCGGCAGGTCCCCGTCCACCAGCCCAGGATCTTCCGGCCGCCGCAACACCCGGCGGGAAGGAGCTAA
- a CDS encoding DUF3349 domain-containing protein: protein MNRFLNSVVSWLRAGYPEGVPPTDTFAVLALLTRRLGNDEVKAVAQELMERGCFDNIDIGVAITQITDELPSPEDIERVRARLATKGWPFDEPRDAEDHA from the coding sequence GTGAACCGATTCCTCAATTCGGTCGTCTCGTGGTTGCGCGCGGGTTATCCGGAGGGCGTGCCGCCGACCGACACCTTCGCCGTGCTGGCGCTGCTGACCCGCCGGCTGGGCAACGACGAGGTCAAGGCCGTGGCCCAGGAACTCATGGAGCGGGGCTGCTTCGACAACATCGACATCGGTGTGGCGATCACCCAGATCACCGACGAGCTGCCGTCGCCGGAAGATATCGAGCGCGTGCGGGCGCGGTTGGCCACCAAGGGGTGGCCGTTCGATGAGCCGCGCGACGCCGAGGATCACGCATAG
- a CDS encoding NAD-dependent epimerase/dehydratase family protein yields MRVLLTGAAGFIGSRVDAALRAAGHDVVAVDALLPAAHGPNPVPPAGCHRVDIRDGDALAPLLDGVDLVCHQAAMVGAGVDAADAPAYGGHNDYATAVLLARMFAAGVRRLVLASSMVVYGQGHYACPEHGSVDPPPRRRADLDAGIFEHRCPACGVDVTWLLVGEGAALRPRSLYAASKAAQEHYALAWSEATGGSVVALRYHNVYGPGMPRDTPYSGVAAIFRSALERGEPPRVFEDGGQMRDFVHVDDVAAANLAAMGDRDGFTAVNVCSGQPISILEVATALCDARDGSVTPVITGQYRGGDVRHIVADPSRAAEVLGFRAAVDPHRGLREFAFAPLR; encoded by the coding sequence GTGAGGGTGCTGCTGACCGGCGCGGCCGGTTTCATCGGGTCGCGGGTGGACGCGGCGCTGCGCGCGGCGGGTCACGACGTCGTCGCCGTCGACGCGCTGCTGCCCGCCGCGCACGGCCCAAACCCGGTGCCGCCGGCCGGATGTCACCGGGTCGACATCCGCGACGGCGACGCGCTGGCGCCGCTGCTGGACGGGGTGGACCTCGTGTGCCATCAGGCGGCGATGGTGGGCGCCGGCGTCGACGCCGCCGACGCCCCTGCCTACGGCGGCCACAACGATTACGCGACCGCGGTCCTGTTGGCACGGATGTTCGCCGCCGGGGTGCGCCGCCTGGTGCTGGCGTCGTCGATGGTGGTCTACGGGCAGGGCCACTACGCCTGTCCCGAACACGGGTCGGTCGACCCGCCGCCGCGGCGGCGCGCCGACCTCGACGCCGGGATCTTCGAACACCGTTGTCCCGCATGCGGGGTCGACGTGACGTGGCTGTTGGTCGGCGAGGGCGCCGCGCTGCGGCCGCGCAGCCTGTACGCGGCCAGCAAGGCCGCGCAGGAGCATTACGCGCTGGCGTGGTCGGAGGCGACGGGCGGTTCGGTGGTGGCGCTGCGCTACCACAACGTCTACGGGCCCGGGATGCCGCGCGACACCCCGTATTCCGGGGTGGCGGCGATCTTCCGCTCGGCGCTCGAAAGGGGTGAACCGCCAAGGGTTTTCGAGGACGGCGGTCAGATGCGTGACTTCGTCCACGTCGACGACGTGGCCGCCGCCAACCTCGCCGCCATGGGTGATCGAGACGGCTTCACCGCGGTCAACGTCTGCTCGGGACAACCCATCTCGATCCTGGAGGTGGCCACCGCGCTGTGCGACGCGCGAGACGGCTCGGTCACGCCCGTGATCACCGGACAGTACCGCGGCGGCGACGTGCGCCACATCGTCGCCGATCCGAGCCGGGCCGCCGAGGTGCTGGGTTTCCGCGCGGCCGTCGACCCGCACCGGGGCCTGCGCGAATTCGCTTTCGCGCCTTTGCGTTAG
- the menE gene encoding o-succinylbenzoate--CoA ligase, giving the protein MLEGRDPPLVAVPADDVGLRVGLRVGEAIDDDVALVAVTSGTTGTPKGALLTAAALTASASATHDRLCGPGGWLLALPPYHIAGLQVLVRSLLAGSTPVELDVTAGFDVTELPSAVRRLGSGRRYTSLVAAQLAKALADPAAAGALAELDAVLLGGGPAPRPVLDAAAAAGIAVVRTYGMSETAGGCVYDGVPLDGVRLRVSDDGRVVVGGATLAKGYRNPVDPDPFAEPGWFRTDDLGAVDDSGVLTVLGRADDAISTGGLTVLPQPVEAALRTHPAVGDCAVFGVADDRLGQRVVAAVVVREGRDAPTLEALRTHVARTLDATAAPRELHVVDALPRRGIGKVDRAALMRRFGGGQ; this is encoded by the coding sequence GTGCTGGAGGGCCGCGATCCCCCGCTGGTCGCGGTGCCGGCCGATGACGTGGGCTTACGGGTGGGCTTGCGCGTGGGAGAGGCCATCGACGACGACGTGGCCCTGGTGGCGGTGACGTCGGGAACCACCGGTACACCCAAGGGCGCCCTGCTGACCGCCGCCGCCCTGACCGCCAGCGCGTCGGCCACGCACGACCGTCTCTGCGGGCCGGGCGGCTGGCTGCTGGCGCTGCCGCCGTATCACATCGCGGGCCTGCAGGTGCTGGTCCGCAGCCTGCTCGCCGGCTCGACGCCCGTCGAGCTGGACGTCACCGCAGGCTTCGACGTCACCGAATTGCCCAGCGCGGTAAGGCGATTGGGCTCGGGCCGGCGCTACACGTCGCTGGTCGCCGCCCAGCTGGCCAAGGCGCTCGCCGACCCGGCGGCCGCGGGTGCGCTCGCCGAACTGGACGCCGTGCTGCTGGGCGGCGGACCGGCGCCGCGGCCGGTCCTCGACGCCGCCGCGGCGGCGGGCATCGCGGTGGTCCGCACCTACGGGATGAGCGAGACCGCGGGCGGTTGCGTTTACGACGGCGTCCCCCTCGACGGGGTGCGGCTGCGGGTGTCCGACGACGGGCGCGTCGTGGTCGGCGGCGCGACGCTGGCCAAGGGCTACCGCAACCCGGTCGATCCCGACCCGTTCGCCGAGCCGGGCTGGTTTCGCACCGACGACCTGGGCGCCGTCGACGATTCCGGGGTGCTGACCGTGCTGGGCCGCGCCGACGACGCGATCAGCACGGGCGGGTTGACGGTGCTGCCGCAACCGGTCGAGGCCGCGCTGCGCACCCATCCCGCCGTCGGCGACTGCGCGGTCTTCGGTGTCGCCGACGACCGGCTGGGGCAGCGGGTGGTCGCGGCGGTCGTGGTGCGCGAGGGCCGTGACGCTCCGACGCTGGAGGCGCTGCGGACCCACGTCGCGCGCACCCTGGACGCCACCGCCGCGCCGCGCGAGCTGCACGTCGTCGACGCGCTGCCGCGCCGCGGCATCGGCAAGGTCGACCGCGCGGCGTTGATGCGCCGGTTCGGCGGCGGTCAATAG
- a CDS encoding inorganic phosphate transporter: MNIDLFLLIIVVITALAFDFTNGFHDTGNAMATSIASGALAPKAAVALSAVLNLVGAFMSTAVAATIAKGLIDGHIVTLELVFAGLVGGIVWNLLTWLLGIPSSSSHALIGGIVGATIAAVGGHGVLWKGLVSHVLIPAVVAAILAIAVGAIATWLVYRVTRGLDTNRTEAGFRYGQWGSASLVSLAHGTGDAQKTMGIIFLALMSYGSISKSTAAPPLWVIVGCALAMAAGTYLGGWRIIRTLGKGLVEIKSPQGMAAESSSAAVILLSTHFGYALSTTQVCTGSVLGSGLGKPGGEVRWSVAGRMVTAWLVTLPLAGLVGAITYWIVHLIGGYPGAIIGFSLLVAVSAVIYIRSRRVKVDHKNVNAEWEGSLTAGLEDADGHAPPSDTGPTAGTPAAKTPSRSGSDDPTVSAGNIS; encoded by the coding sequence GTGAACATCGATTTGTTCCTCTTGATCATTGTCGTAATCACGGCACTCGCTTTCGATTTCACCAACGGCTTCCACGACACCGGCAACGCGATGGCAACCTCCATCGCGAGTGGCGCGCTGGCGCCCAAGGCCGCCGTCGCGCTGTCCGCGGTGCTCAACCTGGTGGGCGCGTTCATGTCCACCGCCGTCGCGGCCACCATCGCCAAGGGCCTGATCGACGGGCACATCGTGACGCTGGAACTGGTGTTCGCCGGCCTCGTCGGCGGCATCGTCTGGAACCTGCTGACCTGGCTCCTCGGCATCCCGTCCAGCTCCTCCCACGCGCTGATCGGCGGCATCGTCGGTGCCACGATCGCCGCCGTCGGCGGGCACGGGGTGCTCTGGAAGGGCCTCGTGTCCCACGTGCTGATCCCGGCCGTCGTCGCCGCGATCCTGGCCATCGCCGTCGGGGCGATCGCGACCTGGCTGGTCTACCGGGTCACCCGCGGCCTCGACACCAACCGGACCGAGGCCGGGTTCCGGTACGGCCAGTGGGGCTCGGCTTCGCTGGTCTCGCTGGCGCACGGCACCGGCGACGCGCAGAAGACGATGGGCATCATCTTCCTGGCGCTGATGTCCTACGGGTCGATCAGCAAGAGCACCGCGGCGCCGCCGCTGTGGGTCATCGTCGGTTGCGCCCTGGCCATGGCGGCGGGCACCTACCTGGGCGGCTGGCGGATCATCCGCACCCTGGGCAAGGGGCTGGTGGAGATCAAGTCGCCGCAGGGCATGGCCGCCGAATCGTCTTCGGCCGCAGTCATTCTGCTGTCCACCCACTTCGGTTACGCGCTGTCGACCACGCAGGTCTGCACCGGTTCGGTGCTGGGCAGCGGGCTGGGCAAGCCCGGCGGCGAGGTCCGCTGGAGCGTGGCGGGCCGGATGGTGACCGCGTGGCTTGTCACGCTTCCGTTGGCCGGGCTGGTCGGGGCGATCACCTATTGGATCGTGCACCTCATCGGGGGATACCCCGGCGCGATCATCGGCTTCAGTTTGCTGGTCGCGGTCTCCGCCGTCATCTACATCCGGTCGCGCAGGGTCAAGGTGGACCACAAGAACGTCAACGCCGAATGGGAAGGCAGCCTCACCGCCGGCCTCGAGGACGCGGACGGCCATGCGCCGCCGAGCGATACCGGCCCCACCGCAGGCACCCCGGCGGCGAAGACGCCGTCGCGCTCCGGGTCCGACGACCCCACGGTTAGCGCGGGGAACATCTCATGA
- a CDS encoding S-methyl-5'-thioadenosine phosphorylase: MLGVIGGSGFYTFFESDLRSIDVDTPYGRPSAAVAIGAVGEHEVAFLPRHGATHQFSAHTVPYRANMWALRKLGVRRVFAPCAVGSLDPVNGPGAVVVPDQLVDRTTGRADTYFDSGAVHVDFADPYCPTLRAAATGLPGVVDGGTMVVIQGPRFSTRAESRWFASAGFGLVNMTGYPEAVLARELEICYAAIALVTDLDAGIQAGDGVKAADVFAEFEKNMGAFKRLMRAAIGRVAAERTCTHCQPHTGVTLPVELP, translated from the coding sequence ATGCTCGGAGTGATCGGCGGCAGCGGCTTCTACACCTTCTTCGAGTCCGACCTGCGAAGCATCGACGTGGACACCCCGTACGGCCGGCCCAGCGCCGCGGTCGCGATCGGCGCCGTCGGCGAGCACGAGGTCGCGTTCCTGCCCCGGCACGGGGCGACGCACCAGTTCTCCGCGCACACCGTGCCGTACCGCGCCAACATGTGGGCGCTCCGCAAGCTCGGCGTGCGGCGCGTCTTTGCCCCGTGCGCCGTCGGCAGCCTGGACCCGGTGAACGGTCCGGGCGCGGTGGTGGTGCCCGACCAGCTGGTCGATCGCACCACCGGCCGCGCCGACACCTACTTCGACTCCGGGGCGGTCCACGTCGACTTCGCCGATCCGTACTGCCCGACCCTGCGGGCCGCGGCCACCGGCCTGCCCGGCGTGGTCGACGGCGGCACCATGGTGGTGATCCAGGGGCCGCGCTTTTCCACCCGCGCGGAAAGCCGGTGGTTCGCCTCCGCCGGGTTCGGCCTGGTCAACATGACCGGGTACCCGGAGGCCGTGCTGGCCCGCGAACTCGAAATATGCTATGCGGCAATCGCTTTGGTGACCGATCTGGACGCCGGTATCCAGGCCGGCGACGGCGTGAAGGCCGCCGACGTGTTCGCCGAATTCGAGAAGAACATGGGCGCGTTCAAAAGGCTGATGCGCGCGGCGATCGGCCGGGTCGCCGCCGAGCGCACGTGCACGCACTGCCAGCCGCACACCGGCGTCACGTTGCCGGTCGAGCTGCCGTGA
- a CDS encoding glycosyltransferase family 2 protein, translating into MPDDTVTVVLPCLNEEESLPAVLAAIPPGYRALVVDNNSTDDTAAVASRHGARVVAEPRPGYGSAVHAGLVAATTPIVAVIDADGSMDPGDLPRLVAALDEGADLVIGRRRPVPGLHWPWVARVGTAVMSWRLRTRHGLPVHDIAPMRVARREALLNLGVGDRRSGYPLELLVRAAAAGWRVVELDVSYGPRTGGKSKVSGSLRGSVTAILDFWKVIS; encoded by the coding sequence ATGCCCGACGACACGGTCACGGTGGTGCTGCCCTGCCTCAACGAGGAGGAGTCGTTGCCGGCGGTGCTGGCGGCCATTCCGCCCGGCTATCGGGCGCTGGTCGTCGACAACAACAGCACCGATGACACCGCGGCCGTGGCGAGCCGCCACGGCGCTCGCGTGGTCGCCGAACCACGGCCCGGGTATGGCTCGGCGGTGCACGCGGGCCTGGTCGCCGCGACGACCCCGATCGTCGCGGTCATCGACGCCGACGGCTCGATGGACCCGGGCGACTTGCCACGGCTGGTCGCCGCGCTCGACGAGGGCGCGGACCTGGTGATCGGCCGGCGCCGGCCGGTGCCCGGGCTGCACTGGCCGTGGGTGGCCCGGGTGGGCACCGCGGTGATGAGCTGGCGGCTGCGCACCCGGCACGGCCTGCCGGTGCACGACATCGCGCCGATGCGGGTGGCCCGGCGGGAGGCGCTGCTGAACCTCGGCGTCGGCGACCGACGATCGGGGTATCCGCTGGAGCTGCTCGTGCGCGCGGCGGCCGCCGGCTGGCGCGTGGTCGAGCTCGACGTCAGCTACGGTCCCCGCACGGGCGGCAAGTCGAAGGTCAGCGGTTCGCTGCGGGGCAGCGTCACCGCGATCCTGGACTTCTGGAAGGTGATTTCGTGA